One Urechidicola croceus genomic window, GATGCAGAAAAGAAGCCTACTTGGATTTCCAATGGGTATTCACAGCAACTAGTTCATAAATGGAGAAGCGAAGAACATGCAATTTTAGTAGGTACCAATACTGTAATTACTGATAATCCTAAATTGAATGTTAGGAAATGGGTTGGTCAAGATCCAGTTAGAGTAGTATTGGATAATTCAATGCGTATACCGCATGATTTTCATGTTTTTGATGGATCTATAAAAACAATTGTATTTACAAGTTCAAAATCTCATTTTGAAGATGAAAAAGAAAATGTTGTTTTAAAATATATTGATTATACTAAAAGTGTACCTAACCAGATATGTAAAGTTTTGTATGAAAATAATATTCAATCAATGATTGTTGAAGGAGGCGCTCAAACTTTATTAGGCTTTTTAAATGAAGATTTGTGGGACGAAGCTCGAATATTTGTTGGTGACAAAGTCTTTGGAGAGGGTTTAAGTGCGCCAAATATAGAAGGTGTTTTATGTGATTTTCAAAAAGTTGGTTCTGATATTATAAAAATAATCAAACCGCGTAATTGAGTTTAGTAGATACATATAGAACTATTGATAAAATTTTTGAAAGTGAGGTTTTTAAGGATAAAGGAAGTAAATTTATAGGTTACGCTTTTCCAGTTATTGATGAGGGTCAAATTAAGATTTATATTGAAGAATTGAAATCAAAACATCATAAGGCTAGGCATTGGTGTTATGCTTGGCGTTTAGGAAAAGAAAATTTTAGATTTAGAGCAAATGATGATGGTGAACCAGGAAATAGCGCAGGTCAACCAATTTATGGGCAAATTCAATCGTTTGATTTAACAAATGTTCTTGTTGTAGTGGTGCGTTATTTTGGTGGAACAAAATTGGGAGTAAGTGGTCTTATAAATGCATATAAAAATGCTGCTAAAGATGTTTTGGAGGTTTCAAAAATTGTTGTGAAGACAATAGATCTACATTTTGTAATTTTATTTGAATATGAACATCTAGATAAAGTTATGCGGATTATTAAAGATAAAAATCTCACAATAGTACATCAAAAAATGGAAATGAGTTGTGAGTTTGAGATTAGTGTACGAAAAAAAGAGGTAGAATCAACGCTTTTGGCATTTGAAAATCTACGATGTTTAACTATTAAAGAAAAAGAGGGTTGATTTTATCTAATAAGTATTGAGGGCAACGAGTAGGTTTGTTTTTTTTCATATCTATAAAAACCAAACTTGTATATCCTGTTGTTAGTAACTCCTTATTTTCATTGTAAATTTCAAAGTCAAATTCGATTTTAACTGTAGGTTGTTTTTTGAGA contains:
- a CDS encoding IMPACT family protein, producing the protein MSLVDTYRTIDKIFESEVFKDKGSKFIGYAFPVIDEGQIKIYIEELKSKHHKARHWCYAWRLGKENFRFRANDDGEPGNSAGQPIYGQIQSFDLTNVLVVVVRYFGGTKLGVSGLINAYKNAAKDVLEVSKIVVKTIDLHFVILFEYEHLDKVMRIIKDKNLTIVHQKMEMSCEFEISVRKKEVESTLLAFENLRCLTIKEKEG
- the ribD gene encoding bifunctional diaminohydroxyphosphoribosylaminopyrimidine deaminase/5-amino-6-(5-phosphoribosylamino)uracil reductase RibD; this translates as MTQHEKYISRCIQLSKSGLGTTRPNPMVGCVVVHDDTIIGEGFTSPYGGNHAEVNAIESVENKELLVNSIIYVSLEPCSHFGKTPPCAHLIVKSKIPKVVIGVIDDNELVGGKGVQYLKDNGCEVVVGVLEDECKEVNKRFFTYHNKKRPYIILKWAESKDGFIDEIRKEDAEKKPTWISNGYSQQLVHKWRSEEHAILVGTNTVITDNPKLNVRKWVGQDPVRVVLDNSMRIPHDFHVFDGSIKTIVFTSSKSHFEDEKENVVLKYIDYTKSVPNQICKVLYENNIQSMIVEGGAQTLLGFLNEDLWDEARIFVGDKVFGEGLSAPNIEGVLCDFQKVGSDIIKIIKPRN